The segment CGTCCACAGCGGTGGCGTCGTAGCCGCCCTTGACAGGATCAAACGAAACCGCGCGCACATCGCTGCTGCCGATTTTCTCCGCTGCCTCGGCCCTGTTTTCAAACGACAACCGGGCGCGCTGGAAAAACTGGTCCACTTGCTTTGCGTTGTAGCCGTACTTGCTGTGCGCCACGCGCTCAAATGCTGCGGGGATCTGGCGACGAATGTCCACTGCCACTGCTTTCCTTCTGGGTGGTTGTCAGGCGCCGCTCAACAGCGCGAAAAGAATATATGCTGCCGGTGCCGCGAAGACGATCGAGTCGAGGCGGTCCATGACCCCGCCGTGTCCGGGCAGGATGCTGCTCATGTCTTTGACGCCAAGTTCCCGTTTGACCATGGACTCCGCGAGGTCACCGGCGGTAGCCGCGGCCACCATGCCCACGGCAAGCACCACGCCGACCCACCACGGCCTGCCCAGGACGAAGATGCTGGCGAGGATCCCGATGACCATGGCACCTGCCACCGAGCCAGCGAACCCTTCCCAGGTCTTTTTGGGGCTGATCTTGGGAGCCATCGGATGCTTGCCGAACAGCGCCCCGACGAGGTACCCGAAAGTATCGTTGGACACTACCAGCAGCAACATCACGGCAATCTGCCAGGCACCCGCCGGAACCTGCCCGGCGGGCCAGGGACCCGCCGTCGTCGCCCCCCCGCCTGTATGGAGAGGCAGGATGGCAAAGCTGATCAGGAAAGGCACCCAGGCAAGCGTGAAGATTCCGGAGAAGACGCTGCGCGGAGCTCCGGCAGCGCTTTCAAGGGAACGCCAGAGCAGGACGGCCGTGCTGCTCAGCACCATCGCGAAGAGCAGGCTTTCGGTGCCACCGAAGTAAGCCGCCAGCGGCATCGCCACGGTACCGGTCAGCACGGGGATGATCGGCATCCTGGTGCCCTGGGCTTCG is part of the Arthrobacter ramosus genome and harbors:
- a CDS encoding phosphatidate cytidylyltransferase, which produces MSEAEPAPAQGIPIRARRQRGNPTPKAGRNLPAAIGVGLAMLFAVLGGLLFLPLGFVLLTTAFAVLGVWEIFRALEAQGTRMPIIPVLTGTVAMPLAAYFGGTESLLFAMVLSSTAVLLWRSLESAAGAPRSVFSGIFTLAWVPFLISFAILPLHTGGGATTAGPWPAGQVPAGAWQIAVMLLLVVSNDTFGYLVGALFGKHPMAPKISPKKTWEGFAGSVAGAMVIGILASIFVLGRPWWVGVVLAVGMVAAATAGDLAESMVKRELGVKDMSSILPGHGGVMDRLDSIVFAAPAAYILFALLSGA